The Denticeps clupeoides chromosome 5, fDenClu1.1, whole genome shotgun sequence genome includes a region encoding these proteins:
- the LOC114791203 gene encoding complexin-3-like — protein MDSMVKKSLAVPIKKLTSCVSEGKDQDSWSLQRGKRARGGKGRSAAPRPGQQTDPSVIRAYQADLEKERKLREAMNAQKNAERAAMRTHFRRKYQLSKSSTDASRLRAVGGKVALPRDLAAMVRPEAPPSDEGYSLLKAFQGLSFNMGVLSGTKQTKTPTPAPDGECKIM, from the exons ATGGATTCCATGGTGAAGAAGTCTTTGGCTGTTCCAATAAAGAAGCTCACAAGCTGTGTGTCTGAGGGCAAAGATCAGGACTCATGGAGCCTACAGCGAGGAAAACGGGCCAGAGGAGGGAAGGGGAGGAGCGCTGCACCCCGGCCCGGGCAGCAGACAGACCCATCAGTGATCCGAGCATACCAGGCCGACCTGGAGAAGGAAAG GAAGCTGAGGGAAGCCATGAATGCTCAGAAGAATGCAGAGAGGGCAGCAATGAGGACGCACTTCAGAAGAAAGTACCAACTCTCCAAG AGTTCCACAGATGCAAGTCGCCTGAGAGCTGTTGGAGGAAAAGTGGCACTCCCCCGTGATCTTGCTGCAATGGTTCGTCCTGAAGCGCCCCCCAGTGATGAAGGATATAGTCTGCTTAAGGCGTTCCAAGGCCTCAGCTTCAATATGGGGGTTTTGTCAGGCACCAAGCAGACAAAGACCCCCACGCCTGCACCTGATGGAGAGTGCAAGATCATGTGA
- the LOC114790400 gene encoding nuclear factor 7, brain-like isoform X1 has translation MEDRTICPEHEEELKLFCVTDQRFVCIICKHGDEHRGHRIKPVMDAAKPCKEDLIRALEFLSGESRELNVMISEQTAEISKAQVKSEDLLSQISADFQAIHNYLWNKEKAIKTQLEMKEGEMLKNLSVLEDRLNEVTESQQLLTSAVEMEDPAGFLQWWADGGLLQVETLKVEVSSGDTQSDASDSTTKFKSRVEGLRVAPNILTLGPYESMCPILVWRDMLESLKEVSRCSATMDPKLKLSLSQNAVRVPEGRNVFSRFQRSHNGYSQRKMENLREGQYYWEVDVREEPGWEHGLTVRYYPQQETSSAWEWLFSEQYKTIRVLLKSEGVYVVNGTEEVQLNVEIVPRRLGMYLNCEQEQISFCNADNMSIIHTVWCENK, from the exons ATGGAGGACAGGACGATCTGTCCCGAACACGAAGAGGAGCTCAAACTGTTCTGTGTCACAGACCAGAGGTTTGTGTGCATCATTTGCAAACATGGAGATGAGCACCGCGGACACCGTATTAAACCTGTAATGGATGCAGCCAAACCCTGCAAG GAAGATCTAATCAGGGCTCTGGAATTCCTGTCGGGTGAAAGCCGAGAACTAAATGTCATGATCTCTGAACAGACAGCAGAGATCAGTAAAGCACAG GTGAAATCAGAAGATCTGCTCTCCCAGATTTCTGCAGATTTTCAGGCAATTCATAATTATCTGTGGAACAAGGAGAAGGCCATAAAAACACAACTGGAAATGAAGGAGGGGGAAATGCTGAAAAACCTCTCAGTGTTGGAGGACAGACTGAACGAGGTCACTGAGAGTCAACAGTTGCTCACATCAGCCGTCGAAATGGAAGATCCAGCTGGTTTTCTGCAG TGGTGGGCCGATGGGGGTCTTTTGCAGGTTGAGACACTGAAGGTGGAAGTAAGCAGTGGTGACACCCAATCTGACGCGAGTGATTCAACAACCAA GTTCAAGTCACGAGTTGAAGGTCTTCGTGTTGCTCCAAACATACTCACTCTTGGCCCATATGAGTCCATGTGTCCCATCCTTGTGTGGAGAGACATGCTAGAATCGTTGAAAGAAG TCTCCAGATGCAGTGCCACAATGGACCCCAAATTGAAACTGTCACTCTCGCAGAATGCTGTAAGAGTGCCAGAGGGCCGCAATGTGTTCTCCAGGTTCCAAAGGTCTCACAATGGATACAGCCAAAGAAAAATGGAGAACCTGCGAGAAGGACAGTACTACTGGGAGGTTGATGTTAGGGAAGAACCAGGCTGGGAGCACGGCCTTACGGTGAGATATTATCCCCAGCAGGAAACATCTTCAGCCTGGGAGTGGCTGTTCTCTGAACAATATAAGACCATCCGTGTCCTCTTGAAGAGTGAAGGAGTTTATGTTGTGAACGGGACTGAAGAAGTACAGCTGAATGTGGAAATTGTTCCGAGAAGACTGGGGATGTACTTGAATTGTGAACAGGAACAGATTTCATTTTGTAATGCAGATAACATGTCCATCATCCACACGGTGTGGTGTGAGAATAAATAA
- the clk2b gene encoding dual specificity protein kinase CLK2b isoform X1: MGKTELCSLFKGFLDCLCLCLCKSDSRTRGSAVRDDSHGHLVYRSGDVLKERCTHHHYEVVDTLGEGTFGRVVQCIDHNGHGNRVALKIIKNVDKYKEAAQLEINVLKRIYEKDPENKHLCVQMLDWFDYHGHVCISFELLDLSTFEFMKENHYLPFPIGQIRHMAQQICRAVGFLHENKLTHTDLKPENILFVNAEFSVTYNTTKKRNERTVKRTEVKLADFGSATFDHEHHSAVVSTRHYRAPEVILELGWSQPCDIWSIGCILFEYYQGITLFQTHDNREHLAMMERIRGPIPSQMICNTRKQKLFVDGRLCWDENSLAGRVVREHCKPLKMYQLSEAEEHQQLLDLLEHMLEYEPSERLSPSASLRHPFFSQQPFSFSSYRWGSDHSCDLS, from the exons aTGGGGAAAACAGAGTTATGTTCACTCTTTAAAGGTTTTCTGGACTGCCTCTGCCTTTGCTTATGT AAGAGTGATAGTCGGACACGGGGGTCGGCTGTGAGGGACGACAGTCACGGCCATCTGGTATATCGAAGTGGAGACGTGCTGAAAGAGAGATGTACTCACCATCACT ATGAGGTGGTTGACACGCTGGGTGAAGGGACCTTTGGCAGGGTGGTGCAGTGTATTGACCACAACGG GCATGGAAACCGCGTTGCCTTGAAGATCATAAAGAACGTGGACAAATACAAAGAAGCTGCCCAACTGGAAATTAACGTGCTGAAAAGAATCTATGAGAAAGACCCGGAAAATAAGCA TCTCTGTGTTCAGATGTTGGACTGGTTTGACTATCATGGACATGTGTGCATCAGCTTCGAACTGCTGGACCTGAGCACTTTTGAGTTCATGAAGGAGAACCACTACCTACCGTTCCCCATCGGCCAGATCCGCCACATGGCGCAGCAGATCTGCCGTGCCGTCGGAT TTCTCCACGAAAACAAGTTGACCCACACTGACCTGAAGCCAGAGAACATCCTGTTCGTGAACGCAGAGTTTTCCGTCACGTACAACACCACGAAG AAGCGAAACGAGAGAACAGTGAAGAGGACAGAGGTTAAACTGGCAGACTTTGGCAGCGCCACGTTTGACCACGAACACCACAGCGCCGTGGTTTCTACCAGACACTACCGAGCTCCTGAGGTCATACTGG AGCTGGGGTGGAGTCAGCCATGTGACATATGGAGTATCGGTTGCATTCTGTTCGAGTATTACCAGGGCATAACTCTCTTCCAG ACTCATGACAACAGGGAACACCTGGCCATGATGGAGAGAATACGAGGACCCATCCCATCCCAAATGATCTGCAACACCAG GAAACAGAAGCTTTTTGTGGACGGGAGGCTCTGTTGGGATGAGAATTCGTTGGCCGGGAGAGTTGTAAGGGAGCACTGCAAGCCGTTAAAA ATGTACCAGCTGTCTGAGGCTGAGGAgcaccagcagctgctggacctGTTAGAGCACATGCTGGAATATGAGCCGTCCGAGCGCCTGTCTCCCTCTGCATCCCTTCGCCATCCCTTCTTCTCTCAGCAGCCGTTCAGCTTCTCTTCGTACAGGTGGGGCTCAGACCACAGTTGTGACCTCAGCTGA
- the trim108 gene encoding tripartite motif containing 108: MASHLSWHIQCPVCLSDFVDPVRLPCDHSYCRDCITGHLQSSLGPSLCPECRSPYAWVDLKDNRLLKNITEAFRRRPGSPTDQVSPLRPAQRPEDMMCREHQEKLKLFCEADQKLTCTICKEQDKHQGHHFRPVKEAADRNKRVVKEALGFLVKENQILDDLTERQRGEMIKSGRRTQSLLEQITSQFEVMHTFLRNKEEELKKELQKQQAEAMTAMLKNLSVIETRAGAGREASIMLKSTLEIKEPGGFLLWWEDEGYAVTEGMKLTDGTRTKYKSKVEDVFVTPESVSLGPYETHLPFFVWKEMLTFIRPVPDRFTVKEPGDSYLKVSPDGFSIRQADRQGSLFKSYSPGAVTNETFQTGHHYFEVDVGGKLDWSIGIRVVKSKENDLLVPLENDIQLHLKHDEGLVFTHNDTASPVEVKDQEKPRKIGLYLDCERQQVSFYNAENMSLIHTSFCSFVKPCCISLGPGLYLDGKNSEALRVCCY, translated from the exons ATGGCTTCACATTTATCTTGGCACATACAGTGTCCAGTCTGCTTGAGTGATTTTGTGGATCCTGTGAGACTACCTTGTGACCACTCGTACTGCCGAGACTGCATCACTGGACACCTTCAGTCAAGCCTCGGTCCCAGTCTGTGTCCAGAGTGCAGGAGTCCTTACGCATGGGTGGACCTGAAAGACAACAGACTTCTGAAGAACATCACAGAAGCCTTTAGAAGGAGGCCAGGTTCTCCGACTGACCAGGTTAGTCCTCTGAGGCCAGCGCAGCGCCCCGAAGACATGATGTGCCGTGAGCATCAGGAAAAACTCAAGCTGTTCTGTGAGGCAGATCAGAAGTTGACATGCACCATCTGTAAGGAACAGGACAAGCACCAGGGACACCATTTCAGACCCGTAAAGGAGGCTGCTGACAGAAACAAG AGGGTGGTGAAGGAAGCATTGGGCTTTTTGGTAAAGGAGAACCAAATCCTGGATGATCTTACTGAGAGACAGCGTGGAGAGATGATCAAATCCGGG AGGAGAACCCAGAGCCTCTTAGAGCAGATCACCTCCCAGTTTGAGGTGATGCACACATTCCTGAGGAACAAGGAGGAGGAACTAAAGAAAGAGTTGCAAAAGCAGCAGGCAGAGGCTATGACGGCCATGCTGAAAAACCTGTCAGTGATTGAGACGAGGGCAGGAGCTGGCAGAGAGGCTTCTATCATGCTGAAGTCTACATTGGAAATCAAAGAGCCCGGTGGCTTTCTGCTG tggtgGGAAGACGAAGGATATGCTGTGACAGAAGGAATGAAACTAACGGATGGGACAAGGACCAA GTATAAATCAAAGGTGGAAGATGTCTTTGTGACCCCTGAATCAGTCTCCCTTGGCCCGTATGAAACTCACTTGCCCTTCTTTGTATGGAAGGAAATGCTGACGTTCATCAGACCAG TTCCAGATAGATTCACAGTAAAAGAACCCGGAGACTCCTACCTGAAAGTATCTCCAGATGGCTTCAGCATCCGCCAGGCTGACAGACAGGGTAGCTTATTCAAATCCTACAGCCCTGGGGCCGTCACCAATGAAACGTTTCAGACTGGCCACCATTATTTTGAAGTTGATGTTGGGGGTAAGTTAGATTGGAGTATTGGCATCAGGGTCGTGAAATCCAAAGAGAATGATCTGCTTGTGCCACTGGAGAATGACATCCAACTCCACCTAAAACACGACGAAGGGTTGGTCTTCACTCACAACGACACAGCATCTCCTGTTGAGGTGAAGGACCAGGAGAAGCCCAGGAAGATTGGACTGTACCTGGACTGTGAGAGACAGCAGGTTTCCTTCTACAATGCGGAGAACATGTCCTTGATACACACGTCATTTTGCAGCTTCGTTAAGCCATGCTGCATCAGCCTGGGTCCCGGCCTTTACCTGGATGGCAAGAACAGTGAAGCCCTGAGGGTCTGCTGCTACTGA
- the clk2b gene encoding dual specificity protein kinase CLK2b isoform X2 translates to MGKTELCSLFKGFLDCLCLCLCKSDSRTRGSAVRDDSHGHLVYRSGDVLKERYEVVDTLGEGTFGRVVQCIDHNGHGNRVALKIIKNVDKYKEAAQLEINVLKRIYEKDPENKHLCVQMLDWFDYHGHVCISFELLDLSTFEFMKENHYLPFPIGQIRHMAQQICRAVGFLHENKLTHTDLKPENILFVNAEFSVTYNTTKKRNERTVKRTEVKLADFGSATFDHEHHSAVVSTRHYRAPEVILELGWSQPCDIWSIGCILFEYYQGITLFQTHDNREHLAMMERIRGPIPSQMICNTRKQKLFVDGRLCWDENSLAGRVVREHCKPLKMYQLSEAEEHQQLLDLLEHMLEYEPSERLSPSASLRHPFFSQQPFSFSSYRWGSDHSCDLS, encoded by the exons aTGGGGAAAACAGAGTTATGTTCACTCTTTAAAGGTTTTCTGGACTGCCTCTGCCTTTGCTTATGT AAGAGTGATAGTCGGACACGGGGGTCGGCTGTGAGGGACGACAGTCACGGCCATCTGGTATATCGAAGTGGAGACGTGCTGAAAGAGAGAT ATGAGGTGGTTGACACGCTGGGTGAAGGGACCTTTGGCAGGGTGGTGCAGTGTATTGACCACAACGG GCATGGAAACCGCGTTGCCTTGAAGATCATAAAGAACGTGGACAAATACAAAGAAGCTGCCCAACTGGAAATTAACGTGCTGAAAAGAATCTATGAGAAAGACCCGGAAAATAAGCA TCTCTGTGTTCAGATGTTGGACTGGTTTGACTATCATGGACATGTGTGCATCAGCTTCGAACTGCTGGACCTGAGCACTTTTGAGTTCATGAAGGAGAACCACTACCTACCGTTCCCCATCGGCCAGATCCGCCACATGGCGCAGCAGATCTGCCGTGCCGTCGGAT TTCTCCACGAAAACAAGTTGACCCACACTGACCTGAAGCCAGAGAACATCCTGTTCGTGAACGCAGAGTTTTCCGTCACGTACAACACCACGAAG AAGCGAAACGAGAGAACAGTGAAGAGGACAGAGGTTAAACTGGCAGACTTTGGCAGCGCCACGTTTGACCACGAACACCACAGCGCCGTGGTTTCTACCAGACACTACCGAGCTCCTGAGGTCATACTGG AGCTGGGGTGGAGTCAGCCATGTGACATATGGAGTATCGGTTGCATTCTGTTCGAGTATTACCAGGGCATAACTCTCTTCCAG ACTCATGACAACAGGGAACACCTGGCCATGATGGAGAGAATACGAGGACCCATCCCATCCCAAATGATCTGCAACACCAG GAAACAGAAGCTTTTTGTGGACGGGAGGCTCTGTTGGGATGAGAATTCGTTGGCCGGGAGAGTTGTAAGGGAGCACTGCAAGCCGTTAAAA ATGTACCAGCTGTCTGAGGCTGAGGAgcaccagcagctgctggacctGTTAGAGCACATGCTGGAATATGAGCCGTCCGAGCGCCTGTCTCCCTCTGCATCCCTTCGCCATCCCTTCTTCTCTCAGCAGCCGTTCAGCTTCTCTTCGTACAGGTGGGGCTCAGACCACAGTTGTGACCTCAGCTGA
- the clk2b gene encoding dual specificity protein kinase CLK2b isoform X3 → MYEVVDTLGEGTFGRVVQCIDHNGHGNRVALKIIKNVDKYKEAAQLEINVLKRIYEKDPENKHLCVQMLDWFDYHGHVCISFELLDLSTFEFMKENHYLPFPIGQIRHMAQQICRAVGFLHENKLTHTDLKPENILFVNAEFSVTYNTTKKRNERTVKRTEVKLADFGSATFDHEHHSAVVSTRHYRAPEVILELGWSQPCDIWSIGCILFEYYQGITLFQTHDNREHLAMMERIRGPIPSQMICNTRKQKLFVDGRLCWDENSLAGRVVREHCKPLKMYQLSEAEEHQQLLDLLEHMLEYEPSERLSPSASLRHPFFSQQPFSFSSYRWGSDHSCDLS, encoded by the exons ATGT ATGAGGTGGTTGACACGCTGGGTGAAGGGACCTTTGGCAGGGTGGTGCAGTGTATTGACCACAACGG GCATGGAAACCGCGTTGCCTTGAAGATCATAAAGAACGTGGACAAATACAAAGAAGCTGCCCAACTGGAAATTAACGTGCTGAAAAGAATCTATGAGAAAGACCCGGAAAATAAGCA TCTCTGTGTTCAGATGTTGGACTGGTTTGACTATCATGGACATGTGTGCATCAGCTTCGAACTGCTGGACCTGAGCACTTTTGAGTTCATGAAGGAGAACCACTACCTACCGTTCCCCATCGGCCAGATCCGCCACATGGCGCAGCAGATCTGCCGTGCCGTCGGAT TTCTCCACGAAAACAAGTTGACCCACACTGACCTGAAGCCAGAGAACATCCTGTTCGTGAACGCAGAGTTTTCCGTCACGTACAACACCACGAAG AAGCGAAACGAGAGAACAGTGAAGAGGACAGAGGTTAAACTGGCAGACTTTGGCAGCGCCACGTTTGACCACGAACACCACAGCGCCGTGGTTTCTACCAGACACTACCGAGCTCCTGAGGTCATACTGG AGCTGGGGTGGAGTCAGCCATGTGACATATGGAGTATCGGTTGCATTCTGTTCGAGTATTACCAGGGCATAACTCTCTTCCAG ACTCATGACAACAGGGAACACCTGGCCATGATGGAGAGAATACGAGGACCCATCCCATCCCAAATGATCTGCAACACCAG GAAACAGAAGCTTTTTGTGGACGGGAGGCTCTGTTGGGATGAGAATTCGTTGGCCGGGAGAGTTGTAAGGGAGCACTGCAAGCCGTTAAAA ATGTACCAGCTGTCTGAGGCTGAGGAgcaccagcagctgctggacctGTTAGAGCACATGCTGGAATATGAGCCGTCCGAGCGCCTGTCTCCCTCTGCATCCCTTCGCCATCCCTTCTTCTCTCAGCAGCCGTTCAGCTTCTCTTCGTACAGGTGGGGCTCAGACCACAGTTGTGACCTCAGCTGA
- the LOC114790400 gene encoding E3 ubiquitin-protein ligase TRIM39-like isoform X2 → MEDRTICPEHEEELKLFCVTDQRFVCIICKHGDEHRGHRIKPVMDAAKPCKEDLIRALEFLSGESRELNVMISEQTAEISKAQVKSEDLLSQISADFQAIHNYLWNKEKAIKTQLEMKEGEMLKNLSVLEDRLNEVTESQQLLTSAVEMEDPAGFLQWWADGGLLQVETLKVEVSSGDTQSDASDSTTKNDYEFFCL, encoded by the exons ATGGAGGACAGGACGATCTGTCCCGAACACGAAGAGGAGCTCAAACTGTTCTGTGTCACAGACCAGAGGTTTGTGTGCATCATTTGCAAACATGGAGATGAGCACCGCGGACACCGTATTAAACCTGTAATGGATGCAGCCAAACCCTGCAAG GAAGATCTAATCAGGGCTCTGGAATTCCTGTCGGGTGAAAGCCGAGAACTAAATGTCATGATCTCTGAACAGACAGCAGAGATCAGTAAAGCACAG GTGAAATCAGAAGATCTGCTCTCCCAGATTTCTGCAGATTTTCAGGCAATTCATAATTATCTGTGGAACAAGGAGAAGGCCATAAAAACACAACTGGAAATGAAGGAGGGGGAAATGCTGAAAAACCTCTCAGTGTTGGAGGACAGACTGAACGAGGTCACTGAGAGTCAACAGTTGCTCACATCAGCCGTCGAAATGGAAGATCCAGCTGGTTTTCTGCAG TGGTGGGCCGATGGGGGTCTTTTGCAGGTTGAGACACTGAAGGTGGAAGTAAGCAGTGGTGACACCCAATCTGACGCGAGTGATTCAACAACCAA AAACGACTATGAATTTTTCTGTTTGTAA